The Hirundo rustica isolate bHirRus1 chromosome 29, bHirRus1.pri.v3, whole genome shotgun sequence genome window below encodes:
- the SEMA4A gene encoding semaphorin-4A: MVLGPSWGASLPPPAMPAALRLLCGVVVPAAMLCAESLPRVTFPSGDPRRTLIHFSQDNVSHYDVFLLDESKEELYVGARDWVLALTLGTPGSIHAKASLMWGPTAEKTSECAFKKKSQETECFNFIRVLVAVNQTHLYVCGTYAFSPTCTYIHLENFTLVSSDRGQLFLDGKGQCPFDPQHTYTALLVDGELYAGTMNNFQGNEPIISRSLGTRTLLKTDAFLRWLSADAAFVASFSVPGDDKVYFFFEETADEFDFFERLLVPRVARVCKSDVGGDKVLQKKWTTFLKAQLVCSQAGRFPFNVIHHAFALLRQDGRADFYAVFTSQWQAGRAGSAAVCAYSQEDLEKVFDGKFKELNKESSRWTVYSGPDMNPRPGSCSMGPSSDKALSFMKDHFLMDGKVSPIQGRPLLVMPDVTYTHITVHETRDVFGTMYRVMFLATAEGFLHKAVELPEGPHIVESIQLFAKPESVRNLLLAPQKGILYVGYSRGVLQIPLANCSLHRSCTECVLARDPYCAWHGPSSSCRPARSATEDTSAWLQDVEAGSPITTCHRGRSAAMPPSWGAPEDPAVQGLSPRMNTVVQLKCPRHSALATYRWQQPGSARGRTVLLPDHTLVVVMQQGMAGTYKCQATENGYTWTVAHYQLRDSDGGALGDGLDEEELAWGSSGRGSSRSYWPQFVTVTVLLVVTLTVAACLALLTYRDQLKARSKVRGCSTPHSPPSRSREKVPLNGGTREPPAPGAATEEEEEDEGSHACCLQLDGDVDADNNRLHVPAGDTA, from the exons ATGGTGCTGGGACCCTCTTGGGGCGCGTCCCTGCCGCCCCCCGCCATGCCCGCTGCCCTTCGCCTGCTCTGCGGGGTGGTGGTGCCGGCTGCCATGCTCTGCGCGGAGTCCCTGCCCCGCGTCACCTTCCCCAGCG GGGACCCCCGGCGGACCCTCATCCACTTCAGCCAGGATAACGTTTCCCATTATGACGTCTTCCTCCTGGATGAGAGCAAGGAGGAGCTGTACGTGGGGGCACGCGACTGGGTGCTGGCCCTCACTCTTGGCACCCCTGGCAGCATCCATGCCAAAGCCTCG TTAATGTGGGGACCCACGGCCGAGAAAACCTCGGAATGTGCTTTTAAGAAGAAGAGCCAAGAG ACCGAGTGCTTCAACTTCATCCGAGTCCTGGTGGCCGTGAACCAGACCCACCTGTACGTCTGTGGGACCTACGCCTTCAGCCCCACGTGCACCTACATT CACCTGGAAAACTTCACACTGGTGTCCAGTGACAGAGGACAACTCTTCCTGGACGGGAAGGGCCAGTGCCCCTTCGATCCCCAGCACACCTACACGGCCCTGCTGGTGG ACGGGGAGCTCTATGCCGGCACCATGAACAACTTCCAGGGCAACGAGCCCATCATCTCCCGCTCGCTGGGCACCCGCACCCTCCTCAAGACAGACGCCTTCCTCCGCTGGCTCTCGG CCGATGCCGCCTTCGTGGCCTCCTTCAGCGTACCCGGGGACGACAAGGTCTACTTCTTCTTCGAGGAGACAGCGGACGAGTTCGACTTCTTTGAGCGGCTCCTGGTGCCACGAGTGGCCCGTGTCTGCAAG AGCGATGTAGGTGGGGACAAGGTGCTGCAGAAGAAGTGGACAACTTTCCTGAAGGCGCAGCTGGTGTGCTCCCAGGCCGGCCGCTTCCCCTTCAATGTCATCCACCACGCCTTCGCCCTGCTCCGCCAAGACGGCCGCGCTGACTTCTACGCTGTCTTCACCTCGCAGTG gcaggcGGGCAGGGCGGGCAGTGCTGCCGTCTGTGCCTACAGCCAGGAGGATCTGGAGAAGGTCTTTGACGGCAAGTTCAAGGAGCTGAACAAGGAGAGCTCTCGCTGGACCGTCTACAGCGGCCCCGACATGAATCCCCGGCCTGGCAGT TGCTCCATGGGTCCCTCCTCGGACAAAGCCCTCAGCTTCATGAAGGACCATTTCCTGATGGACGGGAAGGTGTCACCCATCCAGGGGCGGCCTCTCCTCGTGATGCCGGACGTCACCTACACGCACATCACGGTACATGAGACTCGCGACGTCTTCGGGACCATGTATCGTGTCATGTTCCTGGCCACAG CTGAGGGTTTTCTGCACAAGGCAGTGGAGCTGCCCGAGGGTCCCCACATCGTGGAGAGCATCCAGCTCTTTGCAAAGCCAGAGTCGGTGAGGAACCTGCTGCTGGCCCCACAGAAG GGCATCCTCTATGTGGGTTACTCCAGAGGCGTCCTGCAGATCCCGCTGGCCAACTGCAGCCTGCACCGGAGCTGCACCGAGTGCGTGCTGGCACGGGACCCTTACTGCGCCTGGCAcggccccagcagctcctgccggCCTGCCCGCTCCGCCACCGAGGACAC GAGTGCGTGGCTGCAGGATGTCGAGGCAGGGAGCCCGATCACCACGTGCCACCGTGGGAGGAGTGCAGCCATGCCCCCATCCTGGGGGGCACCGGAGGATCCCGCTGTACAGG GGCTCAGCCCCCGGATGAACACCGTGGTGCAGCTGAAGTGTCCCCGCCACTCTGCACTGGCCACCTACCGCTGGCAGCAGCCCGGCAGTGCCCGGGGCCGCACGGTGCTGCTTCCTGACCACACGCTGGTGGTCGTCATGCAGCAGGGAATGGCGGGCACCTACAAGTGCCAGGCCACAGAGAACGGCTACACCTGGACCGTGGCTCACTACCAGCTCCGGGACTCTGACGGGGGTGCCCTGGGAGATGGGCTGGATGAGGAGGAGTTGGCCTGGGGGTCCTCAGGCCGCGGCAGCTCCCGGTCGTACTGGCCACAGTTTGTCACGGTGAcggtgctgctggtggtgacCCTGACCGTGGCTGCCTGCCTGGCCCTCCTCACCTACCGTGACCAGCTCAAAGCTCGCAGCAAGGTGCGGGGCTGCAGCACGCCCCACAGCCCCCCGTCCCGCTCCCGGGAGAAGGTGCCCCTCAATGGGGGCACCAGGGAGCccccagcacctggagctgccactgaggaggaggaggaggatgaaggatCACACgcctgctgcctccagcttgATGGGGACGTCGACGCTGACAACAACCGACTCCACGTGCCAGCAGGGGACACGGCGTGA